Genomic segment of Peribacillus frigoritolerans:
CTCCTTCAATTAAAAGCTGCTTCATGGATGATATGGATTTTAGGAATTGTTGAAAACGGACATCCGGGTATTGAGATAAAAATGTACCCAATAAATCAGGCAGGACCCTGGGAATGGTAACGGCCAAAGTGATGTTCTTTTGGTCTTGATCTGCTAATTCCACTATTTCGCGCCTTCCTTCATTCAGTTCCGCAAAAGCGCGTTCGACCCGTTTCAAGAATATTCGGCCGGCTGCATTGAGCTTGATTTTCCGGTGTTCCCTATCGAACAGTGCGACACCCAAATCCTCTTCAAGCCGGGATATGGTTTTACTGAGGGATGGCTGAGCTATTTGAAGTTGTTCCGCAGCCTTCGTCATATGTTCCAGTCGTGCTACGGTTTGAAAGTACTGCAGCTGTAATATTTCCATATTCCCACTCTCTTCACATAGATTTAAATCTATTATTACATAATCAATTATGTATTATACAGTATCTAAAAAAGCCATTATCATGAAATAATCTCTTAGTTAGAAAGGGCAGGCTCAATAATGAATGGTTTACAACTTGTATTTCAAGATATAAAAGCAATGTGGAAACATAAACACGGGAGAATCGCCTTGATTTTCCTTTTGGTCGTTCCATTGATTTACTCTGGTTTCTTCTTGGCTGGATATTGGAATCCTTATGGAAAGTTGGATCAGCTCCCTGTAGCAGTGGTCAATCTCGATAAGGGGTCGGAAATGGATGATAAACCAGTCCAAGCTGGAGATGATTTCGTTAAACAATTGAAGAAGCAAAAAGAATTGGACTTTCACTTTGTCACGGCAAAGGAGGCTAATACAGGCCTTGAAGAAGGTACCTATTATATGGTTGTCACGATCCCGGAGCATTTTTCGGAAAATGTCACGACTTTAATGGATGAAAAACCGGAAAGAGCTAAACTTTTGTATACTGTTAATCCAGGTAAAAACTTCGTTGCCTCACAGATCAGCTCAACTGCTGCTGAAAAGATGACTGCAAAAATCAACGCAAGCATTACAAAAGTCTATTCTGAAGGCATCCTTTCAAAATTCCAGGAGGTTTCTAAAGGCTTGGCGGATGCCGGGGATGGAGCGGAAGAGCTTCATCAAGGAACGGCGGAAGCGAAAGGCGGCAGTGAGAAATTGGATGATGGCATTCAGGATTTGAATGATGGCGCCCAGAAACTGCAAACAGGAAGCGCCAAGCTCTTGGATGGACAAGAAACCTTAGCCCATGGTGCGAAAGGATTAACATCAGGTTCCCAGAACTTGTATTCCGGCATGAAGCAGCTATCGGATGGACATCACTCATTGGAAAATGGGATGAATGAAGTAAGTCAGGGTATTGAGGACTGGTCAGCCGGAAATGAAAAATTGACGCAAGGGCAAGAACAGGCTGCCGATACAGTGAATACCCTTAAGAAACAATTGGATGCCTATATGAAAAGTCATCCTGATGCAGTAAAGGATCAAGACTTTAAGCAAATCATTGCCCTATCAGAAGGTTTATCCAAAACAGCTGCCACTTTAAATGCCGGTCAAAGGCAATTGGGCGAAGGTGCTGAAAAAGTGGCTGATGGACAAGAGACCCTTCAATCCGGGATGAATGCCTTTGGTGATAGAATGGCACAAGCTACCTCAGGTGCTAAGCAATTAAACGAGGGATCTGAAGAATTCGCGAATGGTTTCTCTAAATGGACAAATGGTTTTTCCACTTTAAATGCTGGAATCGTTTCGCTAGCTGGCGGAAGCAGCCAGCTAGCTAGTGGATCGACGGAACTACAAGACGGACTGGCTTCGCTGGAAGCGGGCTCAAGCAAGTTATCCTCCAAGCTTAATGAAGCTGCCGATAAAACGGCTAGTCTTCAGTACGACGATTCGACCACTTCAATGTTCTCTGAACCCGTGCAATTGGTCCAATCCAATTTATCTGAAGTTCCTAACTATGGAACCGGAATTGCCCCTTATTTTCTGTCATTGGCTTTTTATGTAGGCGGCATCATGGCTTCCAATATCTTGCCGCTTGGCCGCAGGCAGAATCTTAAGGTAACCGGAACCGTTCATTTCACGAATAAATTAATGCTGGTATATGTAATCGGCTTGATTCAGGCACTTCTAGTGGATGCAGTGGTCCTGCTTGGATTCCATTTACATGTAGCAAGTGTCCCTGTATTCATTCTATCTAGCATCATCGTTTCATTTACCTTCATGACGTTCATTCTTATGCTGGTGACCGTATTCGGAGTGGTCGGAAAATTCGCAGCCGTGACCCTTCTCGTGTTCCAATTGGCTACGTGCGGCGGAACATTCCCAGGCGAACTGGGCATGTCATTATTGACGAAAATCGGTCAATTTTTACCTATGGCCCACTCACTAAAGGAACTTCAAGAGGTCATCTCCTTAGGCGGCTGGGAAAACTTGCAGGCGCAGATTTGGATTTTACTTGCCTATCTCGTTTCTGCGGCGATCATTTGCTGGATAGCCAGTCATATCCAGCAAGCAAAAGTAACTTCAGAGGAAGTGACATCTTGATGTAAAAAAAGCGCAGTGCAAATGGCACTGCGCTTTTTTGTATACAAGTGAAATCAACAGGTAAAACATACTGATTGATTCGTGGGTCGAATTAATTCTTGCGTGGGTCGAATTACTCCATCGTGGGTCGAATTACTCCATCGTGGGTCGAATTAAATCGGTGGTAGGTCGAATTAAATCGGTGGTAGGTCGAATGATTCCGCTATAGCCTAAATTAATTCCGCTGTAAATCAAACTAGATGGCTGAAGTTATAAAAAAAAGCCCTATGCTTCCTGACGATTCAGGTGGCATAGGGCTTTTTATTGTTTCATTTAAGCGGTTTGATCTTTTTTCATAGCTGGTTTTTCTTCAGCTGGCCATGCGCGCTTAATGAATAATGCCAGAATCAGCGCCACACCGGCAATGAAGGTAGATACAAAGAAGGAGAAGTTAATTCCATCGAGCATTGCCTGCATCCCGATTTGGGCTTTCATTTGGCCCATCATCTCAGCTGTGGGCTGGCTTGTTAATTTGCTCATCGCTTTCGTCATTAAATCTTCGGCAGTAGAAGCTGCACGGTTAGACATGACCGTAACGAGCAATGCCGTACCGATCGCACCAGAAATTTGGTTCAGTGTGTTATTCATGGCTGTACCGTGCGGGTTCATGCGGGCTGGCAGCGAGTTCAAACCATTTGTCATGATCGGCATCATGGACATTGACATCCCGAAGGAACGAACGGAAAACAGGATTACAATTTCTGTATACGTAGTTTCCATTGATAATTTACTTAGCAAATACGTAGTTACCACGGTGATAAGCAAACCGATTGAAGCAAGGATGCGGGCACCGAACTTATCGAAAAGCTTACCGGTAACCGGTGACATGAGGGCCATTAATAACGCACCTGGAAGCATCAGTAATCCAGAATCGAATGGTGAAATGCCACGTACTGTTTGTGTGTACATCGGAATTAAGATCATCCCCGAGAACATCGCCATGTTCAGTACGATTGAGATCGTTGCGGATAAAGCGAACATCGGGTGCTTGAAGATCTTGAACTCAAGCATTGGTGTTTCCATTTTAAGCTGGCGTGTTATGAAAAGGATCAGGGAGATGGCACCGACAATCAGTGTTCCGTATACCTCAAGGCTATCCCAACCCTTGCTGCCTGCCGAACTGAATCCGTAAAGCAAACCGCCGAAGCCTAAGCTTGAAAGGATGACCGATATTTTATCAATTGAGATATCGACTTTTTCCTTGTGGTCTTTAAGTTTAAAGAAGCCGAAAATAAGCACTAGTAAAGCTAGCGGAGTAATGAAATGGAATAGCATTCTCCAATCATAATGTTCAATGATCCAGCCTGAAAGCGTCGGCCCGATTGCAGGGGCAAACATCATGACCAAACCGAATAGTCCCATTGCCGAGCCACGTTTTTCAACAGGGAAAGAAGTTAAAAGTACGTTCATTAATAATGGCATCATGATTGCCGAACCGGCAGCCTGAACCATACGTGCGCTCAATAATAGCGGGAATACATGCGCTACACCTGCCACGATTGTCCCGATTGAGAATAGGAGCATGGCTGTCAGGAACAGATTACGTACCGAATATTTTCTTATTAAGAAGGCAGTTGTCGGAATCATGATTCCGTTCACGAGCATGTAGCCAGTTGTCAGCCATTGAACTGTGGAAGTCTCTATTCCCAGGTCTATTTGAATTGATGGCAGTGCAATATTTAAAAGGGTTGAATTCAGTATCGATATGAACGCCCCGACCATCAGTATGGCCAAAATGCCATACGAACCCTTTTTCTCATTTATTTGTGCAGTACTCACTTTTTATCTATTCCTCCATTCAAACTATCGGTTCATTTAATTAGACGAGCGGTATATTTCAATCTCACAAAATCAATAATATACCCCTAGTTCATTTTTTGCAATAAAAATTTACTGGTTTAAATAAGGGTTTGTGCTGCCATGAAAAATAGAGTACGATTAAATTTATACAAGCAGTATAATGAAAATTAGGTGATATGATGAATAATCGAAGGCAGAATGTCATCGATACGGCTCATAAGCTGTTTATTGACAAAGGCTACCAAGCCACGTCCATACAGGACATTCTAGACGGCAGCGGTATATCAAAAGGTACATTTTATAATTATTTCCCTTCGAAGGGTGAATTATTTATAGCCATTTTCCGTTCCGTTTATACAAAGA
This window contains:
- a CDS encoding YhgE/Pip domain-containing protein, encoding MNGLQLVFQDIKAMWKHKHGRIALIFLLVVPLIYSGFFLAGYWNPYGKLDQLPVAVVNLDKGSEMDDKPVQAGDDFVKQLKKQKELDFHFVTAKEANTGLEEGTYYMVVTIPEHFSENVTTLMDEKPERAKLLYTVNPGKNFVASQISSTAAEKMTAKINASITKVYSEGILSKFQEVSKGLADAGDGAEELHQGTAEAKGGSEKLDDGIQDLNDGAQKLQTGSAKLLDGQETLAHGAKGLTSGSQNLYSGMKQLSDGHHSLENGMNEVSQGIEDWSAGNEKLTQGQEQAADTVNTLKKQLDAYMKSHPDAVKDQDFKQIIALSEGLSKTAATLNAGQRQLGEGAEKVADGQETLQSGMNAFGDRMAQATSGAKQLNEGSEEFANGFSKWTNGFSTLNAGIVSLAGGSSQLASGSTELQDGLASLEAGSSKLSSKLNEAADKTASLQYDDSTTSMFSEPVQLVQSNLSEVPNYGTGIAPYFLSLAFYVGGIMASNILPLGRRQNLKVTGTVHFTNKLMLVYVIGLIQALLVDAVVLLGFHLHVASVPVFILSSIIVSFTFMTFILMLVTVFGVVGKFAAVTLLVFQLATCGGTFPGELGMSLLTKIGQFLPMAHSLKELQEVISLGGWENLQAQIWILLAYLVSAAIICWIASHIQQAKVTSEEVTS
- a CDS encoding DHA2 family efflux MFS transporter permease subunit; amino-acid sequence: MVGAFISILNSTLLNIALPSIQIDLGIETSTVQWLTTGYMLVNGIMIPTTAFLIRKYSVRNLFLTAMLLFSIGTIVAGVAHVFPLLLSARMVQAAGSAIMMPLLMNVLLTSFPVEKRGSAMGLFGLVMMFAPAIGPTLSGWIIEHYDWRMLFHFITPLALLVLIFGFFKLKDHKEKVDISIDKISVILSSLGFGGLLYGFSSAGSKGWDSLEVYGTLIVGAISLILFITRQLKMETPMLEFKIFKHPMFALSATISIVLNMAMFSGMILIPMYTQTVRGISPFDSGLLMLPGALLMALMSPVTGKLFDKFGARILASIGLLITVVTTYLLSKLSMETTYTEIVILFSVRSFGMSMSMMPIMTNGLNSLPARMNPHGTAMNNTLNQISGAIGTALLVTVMSNRAASTAEDLMTKAMSKLTSQPTAEMMGQMKAQIGMQAMLDGINFSFFVSTFIAGVALILALFIKRAWPAEEKPAMKKDQTA